A window of Anaerolineae bacterium contains these coding sequences:
- the folE gene encoding GTP cyclohydrolase I FolE, with protein MLLQEDFLRQMTDSLPGEIDKERIRHAVLDMLYAFGEDPDREGLHDTPERVARMYQELLAGYRVDPIALVNDALFEVSYDEMVIVKDIEFYSLCEHHMLPFIGRAHVAYIPNGRVLGLSKIPRIVDMFARRLQVQERMTRQIAEFMDALLHPQGVAVVLEGIHMCTMIRGVKKHDAKMVTSTMLGSFRTNLATREEFLNNISRGSIPLSL; from the coding sequence ATGCTCCTACAAGAAGATTTTCTCCGTCAAATGACGGACTCGTTGCCCGGGGAAATTGACAAGGAGCGTATTCGGCACGCCGTGCTGGACATGCTCTACGCCTTTGGCGAGGATCCCGACCGCGAGGGCTTGCACGACACACCAGAGCGTGTTGCGCGGATGTATCAGGAGTTGTTGGCCGGATATCGCGTCGACCCCATTGCCCTGGTCAACGACGCGCTTTTTGAGGTCAGTTACGACGAGATGGTTATCGTCAAGGATATTGAGTTTTATAGTCTGTGCGAGCATCATATGTTGCCTTTCATCGGGCGGGCGCATGTGGCGTACATCCCCAACGGGCGAGTGTTGGGGTTGTCCAAAATCCCGCGCATCGTGGATATGTTCGCGCGACGGCTTCAAGTACAGGAGCGCATGACGCGCCAGATCGCCGAGTTCATGGATGCGCTGCTTCATCCTCAGGGGGTGGCCGTGGTGTTGGAGGGCATTCACATGTGCACCATGATCCGCGGCGTCAAAAAACATGACGCCAAAATGGTGACTTCGACCATGCTGGGATCCTTCCGCACCAACCTGGCCACCCGGGAGGAGTTCTTGAACAATATCTCCCGTGGGAGCATTCCGTTGAGTTTGTAG